A section of the Ranitomeya imitator isolate aRanImi1 chromosome 7, aRanImi1.pri, whole genome shotgun sequence genome encodes:
- the MPRIP gene encoding myosin phosphatase Rho-interacting protein isoform X1, with protein MLNHQLQTIKHSYGEAKDTIRHHEAEIMNLQARLSSASAELSIKEQALTKLKGDLKLEKKKAYEMLEEWKNSEVALSSQLKVCQQKLKEVESLLLEKRQEIRELEMQQALQKDYQKEAQRLQDKLAILQAQLDASEQAQILTEERLQMNYEQLLESYEKEKQLLIHNLKETEARLVDYEDKLQEKDQVMEILQKEKLNDSAEVSVLVHHLEEQLVGRDAAIQRLKECITELELERDQLKTTCQEMVQQIAGSDSDISSLQNRIQVQEIEYDQLRSSLEKSTDDILKVQEALRAKEEELKNVYDAHSRLMGKKDQDINEALIKMAALGSSLEDTEIKLKAKEEALKSLGGLCLDSKAKEIESVYLQLETAKRRISEMERCLQAEGGDVFGEVLHRDDLMVEVGHDVPLDTRDRNASLAEKEQDTGLKRQRIRFSSIQCQRYAPLDCTEKTWTCSPPSDINQEGNILPEMTVPDQSSGANDLDSCLSIIHSLESKLYITEENLKDLTLKLENEKTNHQETLMALHSQWANAEASLKEQLQASISQVKAMTFQMEEMQKEKLGCPSDMTKREIVCCLDACCNLHREIHEVEESHLTSYSFSSIKHGLSGIIKSLQKAISDSSAHQNLDKGYQAESRSQSPLDPIHRLSQKINFQAQLMYRMVESLRKSTSETFLQVHEGEQKGDPSTDYLVEMFARKIKLERDFWDRIDQIGIAIVGDEGVVASKASELSLNAGSDVLQTLTDNTLLKAELYLAIRKSKALEADLKVAEAALEGISVEDMSANLSGCQKMGHHHLIDCEQYSSENTSTACLEELSNHLKENADELKRISCALMSMSPDECQGSVGSLLQTHQQICSVQFSSSPSLLVRDAVVQAQLCYVACKTRLEYQRELRRSMNALSHNHSEALTKLHQDYQEMLQQKQRELSEVIESERIAAAAVTSQVEDTERFLGEAEEKFKETMSKLDREYKSEMQTMMERWMERENTLKSQHLQVNTKLQASERERIEAERFHKEKIENLENQFQEQIQELQIIHRNEMKTLEDRYTQSIQQLQDTLDSYQREPPYTPSPVDSTTRSIASDQETPVDVDSMNLLKGRILELEAQINILKVELEQRHPEDYMSSIKEKYQADFENLKATCERGFTAMEETHQKKLEDLQRQHHRELEKLREEKDRLLAEETAATISAIEAMKNAHREEIDREREKSYRSQVSSINADVESLRRQYLEELQSVQRELEVLSEQYSQKCLENAHLAQALEAERQALRQCQRENQELNAHNQELNNRLATEITRLRNLVTGDGGDVSPLTQGKDVYELEVLLRVKESEIQYQKQEISSLKDELQTALRDKKYASDKYKDIYSELSNVKAKAECDISRLKEQLKAATEMLGDKSPENASVSGYDIMKSKSNPDFLKNDRSTINRQLRNIRSKSLKEGLTVQERLKIFESQDYKKH; from the exons ATGCTCAACCATCAGCTGCAGACTATCAAACACAGTTACGGAGAAGCCAAGGATACCATCCGTCATCACGAGGCTGAGATTATGAATCTTCAAGCCCGACTTAGCAGTGCATCAGCTGAGCTTTCCATTAAAGAGCAAGCACTGACTAAGCTGAAAGGAGACCTAAAGCTTGAAAAGAAAAAGGCTTATGAAATGCTAGAAGAATGGAAAAATAGTGAAGTGGCGCTAAGTTCCCAGCTAAAAGTCTGCCAGCAGAAGCTGAAAGAAGTAGAGTCCTTGCTTTTGGAGAAAAGGCAGGAAATTCGAGAGCTGGAAATGCAACAGGCGCTGCAGAAGGACTACCAAAAAGAAGCCCAAAGGTTGCAAGACAAGCTTGCAATCCTTCAGGCTCAGCTGGATGCAAGCGAACAAGCTCAAATATTAACAGAAGAGAGACTTCAGATGAATTACGAACAGTTGCTAGAAAGCTATGAGAAGGAGAAGCAACTGTTGATCCATAATTTAAAAGAAACGGAAGCCCGTCTTGTAGACTATGAAGATAAACTGCAAGAGAAAGATCAAGTCATGGAAATTTTGCAGAAGGAGAAGCTCAATGATAGTGCAGAAGTTAGCGTATTAGTACACCACCTGGAAGAACAGCTTGTGGGGAGGGACGCTGCTATTCAGAGATTGAAAGAATGCATTACTGAGCTGGAGTTAGAACGAGACCAGCTTAAAACGACATGTCAAGAAATGGTCCAGCAGATTGCAGGTTCCGACTCTGACATTTCCAGTTTACAAAACAGAATTCAGGTTCAAGAAATAGAATATGACCAGTTACGGAGCTCACTGGAGAAATCAACAGATGATATTCTGAAGGTGCAAGAGGCTCTCAGAGCTAAAGAGGAAGAATTAAAAAATGTCTATGATGCTCACAGTAGGCTTATGGGAAAAAAGGATCAGGATATTAATGAAGCACTTATTAAGATGGCAGCTCTGGGAAGCAGTCTAGAGGATACAGAAATAAAACTGAAAGCCAAAGAAGAGGCTTTGAAAAGTTTGGGTGGGTTATGTTTGGACTCGAAAGCAAAAGAAATCGAATCTGTGTACCTTCAGTTAGAAACTGCAAAACGTAGAATTTCAGAGATGGAACGGTGTCTGCAGGCAGAAGGTGGCGATGTATTTGGTGAAGTGTTACACAGAGATGATCTCATGGTGGAAGTTGGCCATGACGTGCCACTAGACACTAGGGACAGAAATGCTTCACTGGCAGAAAAAGAACAAGACACTGGATTGAAAAGACAGAGGATACGGTTTTCCAGTATTCAGTGTCAAAGATATGCTCCTCTTGATTGCACAGAGAAAACGTGGACTTGTAGTCCCCCGTCTGACATAAACCAAGAAGGGAACATCTTGCCTGAAATGACTGTCCCAGATCAGTCTTCTGGAGCAAATGACTTGGACAGTTGTCTGTCCATTATCCATTCTCTCGAAAGTAAGCTCTATATAACGGAGGAAAATCTGAAAGATCTGACCCTAAAGCTGGAAAATGAAAAGACCAATCATCAAGAGACCCTTATGGCTCTGCACAGTCAGTGGGCAAACGCTGAGGCTAGTCTTAAGGAACAGCTCCAAGCTAGTATAAGTCAGGTCAAAGCTATGACGTTCCAGATGGAAGAGATGCAAAAAGAGAAACTAGGTTGCCCCTCAGATATGACCAAAAGAGAAATTGTATGTTGTTTAGATGCATGTTGCAACCTCCATAGAGAAATACATGAGGTAGAAGAATCACACCTAACATCCTATTCGTTCTCCAGCATTAAGCATGGTCTGTCAGGCATAATTAAATCATTACAAAAAGCTATCAGTGATTCATCAGCTCATCAAAATCTGGATAAGGGTTACCAAGCAGAATCTAGATCGCAATCTCCTCTAGATCCCATCCATAGACTATCACAAAAAATAAACTTCCAGGCTCAGTTAATGTATAGAATGGTTGAGTCTTTGAGAAAATCAACTTCTGAAACTTTTCTACAGGTTCATGAAGGTGAACAAAAGGGAGATCCCTCTACAGATTATCTGGTAGAAATGTTTGCCCGGAAAATCAAGCTAGAGAGAGATTTCTGGGACAGGATTGATCAGATTGGAATAGCCATTGTGGGGGATGAAGGGGTAGTAGCTTCTAAAGCATCTGAATTGAGTCTAAATGCAGGTTCTGATGTTCTCCAAACTTTGACAGACAATACTTTACTCAAAGCAGAGCTTTACTTGGCCATTCGCAAGTCAAAGGCTCTGGAAGCTGATCTTAAGGTAGCAGAAGCTGCTCTAGAAGGAATATCTGTGGAGGACATGAGTGCAAACCTATCTGGGTGTCAGAAGATGGGACACCACCACCTCATTGACTGTGAACAGTACAGTTCGGAGAACACCAGCACAGCATGTTTAGAAGAACTTTCTAATCATTTAAAGGAAAATGCAGATGAACTAAAGAGAATCTCATGTGCCCTAATGTCCATGTCGCCTGATGAATGTCAGGGATCTGTTGGATCCCTATTACAAACACACCAACAGATCTGCAGCGTTCAGTTTAGCAGTTCTCCCTCACTACTTGTACGAGATGCTGTCGTGCAGGCACAACTGTGCTATGTTGCTTGTAAAACACGGCTTGAATATCAGAGAGAGTTGAGGAGGAGCATGAATGCTCTGAGCCACAATCACTCTGAAGCTTTGACCAAGTTGCATCAAGACTACCAGGAGATGCTACAACAGAAGCAACGTGAACTTTCAGAAGTGATAGAAAGCGAGAGAATTGCGGCTGCTGCTGTAACCAGTCAGGTTGAAGATACGGAAAGATTTCTCGGAGAAGCAGAAGAAAAATTCAAAGAAACCATGTCGAAGCTTGATAGAGAATACAAGAGTGAGATGCAGACCATGATGGAACGCTGGATGGAACGGGAGAATACTTTGAAATCGCAGCATCTACAGGTTAATACTAAACTTCAAGCTTCAGAACGAGAAAGGATAGAAGCGGAGAGGTTTCATAAGGAGAAAATCGAGAATTTAGAGAATCAGTTTCAAGAGCAGATTCAGGAACTCCAAATCAttcatagaaatgaaatgaaaacgctGGAGGATCGCTATACCCAAAGTATCCAACAGCTGCAGGATACACTGGACAGCTATCAAAGGGAACCTCCGTACACACCGTCACCAGTGGACTCGACGACTCGCAGTATTGCTTCTGATCAAGAAACGCCTGTTGATGTGGACTCCATGAATCTTctgaaaggtcgaattctagaactGGAAGCCCAGATAAACATTTTGAAAGTGGAACTTGAGCAGAGACATCCAGAAGACTATATGTCCTCCATAAAGGAGAAATACCAGGCAGATTTTGAGAACTTGAAG GCGACATGTGAACGAGGCTTTACTGCAATGGAGGAAACCCATCAAAAGAAGCTTGAGGACCTTCAGAGACAACATCATAGAGAGCTGGAGAAGTTGCGGGAAGAGAAGGACCGTCTCTTAGCAGAAGAGACTGCGGCTACCATATCGG CCATTGAAGCAATGAAAAATGCACACCGCGAGGAAATTGATAGAGAGCGGGAGAAATCCTATAGATCTCAAGTCAGTAGCATCAATGCGGATGTGGAGTCACTGCGGAGGCAGTATCT GGAAGAGTTGCAGTCTGTGCAGCGGGAGTTGGAAGTCCTCTCCGAACAATATTCTCAGAAGTGTCTCGAGAATGCCCACCTTGCTCAGGCTCTGGAGGCCGAACGCCAAGCTCTACGCCAGTGTCAGAGGGAGAACCAAGAGCTTAATGCACACAACCAG GAGTTGAACAATCGTCTGGCCACTGAGATAACGCGGCTTCGAAATCTGGTAACTGGAGATGGAGGGGATGTATCGCCTCTCACCCAGGGGAAGGATGTTTACGAGTTGGAG GTCCTGTTACGTGTGAAGGAGTCCGAGATCCAATACCAGAAGCAAGAGATCAGCTCCCTGAAGGATGAACTGCAGACAGCTCTTAGG GATAAGAAATATGCCAGTGACAAATACAAGGACATCTACTCTGAGCTGAGCAATGTGAAGGCCAAGGCCGAGTGTGACATCAGCCGGCTAAAGGAGCAGCTGAAAGCGGCCACCGAGATGTTAGGGGACAAATCCCCTGAGAATGCATCGGTGTCTGGATATG ATATCATGAAATCTAAGAGCAACCCAGATTTCCTGAAGAATGACCGGTCGACCATCAACAGACAGCTGCGGAACATCAGGTCCAAG AGCCTGAAGGAGGGGCTGACAGTCCAGGAGCGCCTTAAAATCTTCGAATCCCAGGACTACAAGAAACACTAA
- the MPRIP gene encoding myosin phosphatase Rho-interacting protein isoform X2: MLNHQLQTIKHSYGEAKDTIRHHEAEIMNLQARLSSASAELSIKEQALTKLKGDLKLEKKKAYEMLEEWKNSEVALSSQLKVCQQKLKEVESLLLEKRQEIRELEMQQALQKDYQKEAQRLQDKLAILQAQLDASEQAQILTEERLQMNYEQLLESYEKEKQLLIHNLKETEARLVDYEDKLQEKDQVMEILQKEKLNDSAEVSVLVHHLEEQLVGRDAAIQRLKECITELELERDQLKTTCQEMVQQIAGSDSDISSLQNRIQVQEIEYDQLRSSLEKSTDDILKVQEALRAKEEELKNVYDAHSRLMGKKDQDINEALIKMAALGSSLEDTEIKLKAKEEALKSLGGLCLDSKAKEIESVYLQLETAKRRISEMERCLQAEGGDVFGEVLHRDDLMVEVGHDVPLDTRDRNASLAEKEQDTGLKRQRIRFSSIQCQRYAPLDCTEKTWTCSPPSDINQEGNILPEMTVPDQSSGANDLDSCLSIIHSLESKLYITEENLKDLTLKLENEKTNHQETLMALHSQWANAEASLKEQLQASISQVKAMTFQMEEMQKEKLGCPSDMTKREIVCCLDACCNLHREIHEVEESHLTSYSFSSIKHGLSGIIKSLQKAISDSSAHQNLDKGYQAESRSQSPLDPIHRLSQKINFQAQLMYRMVESLRKSTSETFLQVHEGEQKGDPSTDYLVEMFARKIKLERDFWDRIDQIGIAIVGDEGVVASKASELSLNAGSDVLQTLTDNTLLKAELYLAIRKSKALEADLKVAEAALEGISVEDMSANLSGCQKMGHHHLIDCEQYSSENTSTACLEELSNHLKENADELKRISCALMSMSPDECQGSVGSLLQTHQQICSVQFSSSPSLLVRDAVVQAQLCYVACKTRLEYQRELRRSMNALSHNHSEALTKLHQDYQEMLQQKQRELSEVIESERIAAAAVTSQVEDTERFLGEAEEKFKETMSKLDREYKSEMQTMMERWMERENTLKSQHLQVNTKLQASERERIEAERFHKEKIENLENQFQEQIQELQIIHRNEMKTLEDRYTQSIQQLQDTLDSYQREPPYTPSPVDSTTRSIASDQETPVDVDSMNLLKGRILELEAQINILKVELEQRHPEDYMSSIKEKYQADFENLKATCERGFTAMEETHQKKLEDLQRQHHRELEKLREEKDRLLAEETAATISAIEAMKNAHREEIDREREKSYRSQVSSINADVESLRRQYLEELQSVQRELEVLSEQYSQKCLENAHLAQALEAERQALRQCQRENQELNAHNQELNNRLATEITRLRNLVTGDGGDVSPLTQGKDVYELEVLLRVKESEIQYQKQEISSLKDELQTALRDKKYASDKYKDIYSELSNVKAKAECDISRLKEQLKAATEMLGDKSPENASVSGYDIMKSKSNPDFLKNDRSTINRQLRNIRSKSVIEQVSWDN, translated from the exons ATGCTCAACCATCAGCTGCAGACTATCAAACACAGTTACGGAGAAGCCAAGGATACCATCCGTCATCACGAGGCTGAGATTATGAATCTTCAAGCCCGACTTAGCAGTGCATCAGCTGAGCTTTCCATTAAAGAGCAAGCACTGACTAAGCTGAAAGGAGACCTAAAGCTTGAAAAGAAAAAGGCTTATGAAATGCTAGAAGAATGGAAAAATAGTGAAGTGGCGCTAAGTTCCCAGCTAAAAGTCTGCCAGCAGAAGCTGAAAGAAGTAGAGTCCTTGCTTTTGGAGAAAAGGCAGGAAATTCGAGAGCTGGAAATGCAACAGGCGCTGCAGAAGGACTACCAAAAAGAAGCCCAAAGGTTGCAAGACAAGCTTGCAATCCTTCAGGCTCAGCTGGATGCAAGCGAACAAGCTCAAATATTAACAGAAGAGAGACTTCAGATGAATTACGAACAGTTGCTAGAAAGCTATGAGAAGGAGAAGCAACTGTTGATCCATAATTTAAAAGAAACGGAAGCCCGTCTTGTAGACTATGAAGATAAACTGCAAGAGAAAGATCAAGTCATGGAAATTTTGCAGAAGGAGAAGCTCAATGATAGTGCAGAAGTTAGCGTATTAGTACACCACCTGGAAGAACAGCTTGTGGGGAGGGACGCTGCTATTCAGAGATTGAAAGAATGCATTACTGAGCTGGAGTTAGAACGAGACCAGCTTAAAACGACATGTCAAGAAATGGTCCAGCAGATTGCAGGTTCCGACTCTGACATTTCCAGTTTACAAAACAGAATTCAGGTTCAAGAAATAGAATATGACCAGTTACGGAGCTCACTGGAGAAATCAACAGATGATATTCTGAAGGTGCAAGAGGCTCTCAGAGCTAAAGAGGAAGAATTAAAAAATGTCTATGATGCTCACAGTAGGCTTATGGGAAAAAAGGATCAGGATATTAATGAAGCACTTATTAAGATGGCAGCTCTGGGAAGCAGTCTAGAGGATACAGAAATAAAACTGAAAGCCAAAGAAGAGGCTTTGAAAAGTTTGGGTGGGTTATGTTTGGACTCGAAAGCAAAAGAAATCGAATCTGTGTACCTTCAGTTAGAAACTGCAAAACGTAGAATTTCAGAGATGGAACGGTGTCTGCAGGCAGAAGGTGGCGATGTATTTGGTGAAGTGTTACACAGAGATGATCTCATGGTGGAAGTTGGCCATGACGTGCCACTAGACACTAGGGACAGAAATGCTTCACTGGCAGAAAAAGAACAAGACACTGGATTGAAAAGACAGAGGATACGGTTTTCCAGTATTCAGTGTCAAAGATATGCTCCTCTTGATTGCACAGAGAAAACGTGGACTTGTAGTCCCCCGTCTGACATAAACCAAGAAGGGAACATCTTGCCTGAAATGACTGTCCCAGATCAGTCTTCTGGAGCAAATGACTTGGACAGTTGTCTGTCCATTATCCATTCTCTCGAAAGTAAGCTCTATATAACGGAGGAAAATCTGAAAGATCTGACCCTAAAGCTGGAAAATGAAAAGACCAATCATCAAGAGACCCTTATGGCTCTGCACAGTCAGTGGGCAAACGCTGAGGCTAGTCTTAAGGAACAGCTCCAAGCTAGTATAAGTCAGGTCAAAGCTATGACGTTCCAGATGGAAGAGATGCAAAAAGAGAAACTAGGTTGCCCCTCAGATATGACCAAAAGAGAAATTGTATGTTGTTTAGATGCATGTTGCAACCTCCATAGAGAAATACATGAGGTAGAAGAATCACACCTAACATCCTATTCGTTCTCCAGCATTAAGCATGGTCTGTCAGGCATAATTAAATCATTACAAAAAGCTATCAGTGATTCATCAGCTCATCAAAATCTGGATAAGGGTTACCAAGCAGAATCTAGATCGCAATCTCCTCTAGATCCCATCCATAGACTATCACAAAAAATAAACTTCCAGGCTCAGTTAATGTATAGAATGGTTGAGTCTTTGAGAAAATCAACTTCTGAAACTTTTCTACAGGTTCATGAAGGTGAACAAAAGGGAGATCCCTCTACAGATTATCTGGTAGAAATGTTTGCCCGGAAAATCAAGCTAGAGAGAGATTTCTGGGACAGGATTGATCAGATTGGAATAGCCATTGTGGGGGATGAAGGGGTAGTAGCTTCTAAAGCATCTGAATTGAGTCTAAATGCAGGTTCTGATGTTCTCCAAACTTTGACAGACAATACTTTACTCAAAGCAGAGCTTTACTTGGCCATTCGCAAGTCAAAGGCTCTGGAAGCTGATCTTAAGGTAGCAGAAGCTGCTCTAGAAGGAATATCTGTGGAGGACATGAGTGCAAACCTATCTGGGTGTCAGAAGATGGGACACCACCACCTCATTGACTGTGAACAGTACAGTTCGGAGAACACCAGCACAGCATGTTTAGAAGAACTTTCTAATCATTTAAAGGAAAATGCAGATGAACTAAAGAGAATCTCATGTGCCCTAATGTCCATGTCGCCTGATGAATGTCAGGGATCTGTTGGATCCCTATTACAAACACACCAACAGATCTGCAGCGTTCAGTTTAGCAGTTCTCCCTCACTACTTGTACGAGATGCTGTCGTGCAGGCACAACTGTGCTATGTTGCTTGTAAAACACGGCTTGAATATCAGAGAGAGTTGAGGAGGAGCATGAATGCTCTGAGCCACAATCACTCTGAAGCTTTGACCAAGTTGCATCAAGACTACCAGGAGATGCTACAACAGAAGCAACGTGAACTTTCAGAAGTGATAGAAAGCGAGAGAATTGCGGCTGCTGCTGTAACCAGTCAGGTTGAAGATACGGAAAGATTTCTCGGAGAAGCAGAAGAAAAATTCAAAGAAACCATGTCGAAGCTTGATAGAGAATACAAGAGTGAGATGCAGACCATGATGGAACGCTGGATGGAACGGGAGAATACTTTGAAATCGCAGCATCTACAGGTTAATACTAAACTTCAAGCTTCAGAACGAGAAAGGATAGAAGCGGAGAGGTTTCATAAGGAGAAAATCGAGAATTTAGAGAATCAGTTTCAAGAGCAGATTCAGGAACTCCAAATCAttcatagaaatgaaatgaaaacgctGGAGGATCGCTATACCCAAAGTATCCAACAGCTGCAGGATACACTGGACAGCTATCAAAGGGAACCTCCGTACACACCGTCACCAGTGGACTCGACGACTCGCAGTATTGCTTCTGATCAAGAAACGCCTGTTGATGTGGACTCCATGAATCTTctgaaaggtcgaattctagaactGGAAGCCCAGATAAACATTTTGAAAGTGGAACTTGAGCAGAGACATCCAGAAGACTATATGTCCTCCATAAAGGAGAAATACCAGGCAGATTTTGAGAACTTGAAG GCGACATGTGAACGAGGCTTTACTGCAATGGAGGAAACCCATCAAAAGAAGCTTGAGGACCTTCAGAGACAACATCATAGAGAGCTGGAGAAGTTGCGGGAAGAGAAGGACCGTCTCTTAGCAGAAGAGACTGCGGCTACCATATCGG CCATTGAAGCAATGAAAAATGCACACCGCGAGGAAATTGATAGAGAGCGGGAGAAATCCTATAGATCTCAAGTCAGTAGCATCAATGCGGATGTGGAGTCACTGCGGAGGCAGTATCT GGAAGAGTTGCAGTCTGTGCAGCGGGAGTTGGAAGTCCTCTCCGAACAATATTCTCAGAAGTGTCTCGAGAATGCCCACCTTGCTCAGGCTCTGGAGGCCGAACGCCAAGCTCTACGCCAGTGTCAGAGGGAGAACCAAGAGCTTAATGCACACAACCAG GAGTTGAACAATCGTCTGGCCACTGAGATAACGCGGCTTCGAAATCTGGTAACTGGAGATGGAGGGGATGTATCGCCTCTCACCCAGGGGAAGGATGTTTACGAGTTGGAG GTCCTGTTACGTGTGAAGGAGTCCGAGATCCAATACCAGAAGCAAGAGATCAGCTCCCTGAAGGATGAACTGCAGACAGCTCTTAGG GATAAGAAATATGCCAGTGACAAATACAAGGACATCTACTCTGAGCTGAGCAATGTGAAGGCCAAGGCCGAGTGTGACATCAGCCGGCTAAAGGAGCAGCTGAAAGCGGCCACCGAGATGTTAGGGGACAAATCCCCTGAGAATGCATCGGTGTCTGGATATG ATATCATGAAATCTAAGAGCAACCCAGATTTCCTGAAGAATGACCGGTCGACCATCAACAGACAGCTGCGGAACATCAGGTCCAAG TCCGTAATTGAGCAGGTCTCATGGGATAACTGA